The following proteins come from a genomic window of Finegoldia magna ATCC 29328:
- a CDS encoding CD1871A family CXXC motif-containing protein: MYKKFIHSRVFSVMILCLSVGMIYYGYNNGEVKVVLDKAIRICMECIGIG; this comes from the coding sequence ATGTACAAAAAATTTATTCATAGTCGAGTATTTTCGGTCATGATTTTGTGTTTATCAGTTGGTATGATTTATTACGGATACAACAACGGTGAAGTCAAAGTCGTGTTGGATAAGGCTATAAGAATTTGCATGGAGTGTATTGGAATTGGATAA
- a CDS encoding 4Fe-4S binding protein yields the protein MDKIKNLLKFGDKKNKYKVMDNFRHAFQSLWFLITNSYVEGFKTGKIYGGNLKKICVPGMNCYSCPGAKGSCPIGSLQAVIGNSNFKFSYYIVGFLFFIGALMGRFVCGWLCPFGLIQDLLYKIPFFKKIKTFKYDKHLRKLKYFILLIFVIILPMFLVDILGQGSPYFCKLICPIGMLEGGIPLVLLNKSMRGAIGFLYYWKGSILIITILLSIIIYRPFCKYICPLGAIYSFFNPISIFKYRLDKDKCISCGRCKKVCQMNIDPTKNCNHKECIRCARCKNACPVDAISCGIKDKNR from the coding sequence TTGGATAAAATAAAAAATTTACTAAAGTTTGGAGATAAGAAAAATAAGTACAAAGTAATGGATAATTTCAGACACGCTTTCCAATCACTGTGGTTTTTGATTACAAATTCTTATGTTGAGGGATTTAAAACCGGGAAAATTTACGGCGGAAATTTGAAAAAAATCTGTGTTCCGGGCATGAATTGTTATTCGTGCCCTGGAGCAAAAGGAAGTTGTCCAATAGGTTCGTTACAGGCTGTAATTGGAAATTCAAATTTCAAGTTTAGCTATTACATAGTCGGATTTTTGTTTTTTATTGGCGCATTGATGGGAAGATTTGTGTGTGGATGGTTGTGTCCATTTGGATTGATTCAGGATTTACTGTACAAAATTCCTTTTTTCAAAAAAATAAAAACTTTCAAATACGATAAACATTTGAGAAAATTAAAATATTTTATTTTGCTAATTTTCGTAATAATTTTGCCGATGTTCTTGGTTGATATTTTGGGACAAGGATCGCCGTATTTTTGTAAACTTATTTGTCCAATAGGAATGCTTGAAGGTGGAATTCCTCTGGTACTGCTCAATAAAAGCATGAGAGGTGCGATTGGGTTTTTGTATTATTGGAAAGGAAGTATTCTAATAATTACAATTTTACTTTCAATAATAATTTATAGACCTTTCTGTAAATATATTTGTCCTTTGGGTGCGATTTATTCGTTTTTCAATCCGATTTCTATTTTCAAATATAGATTGGACAAAGATAAATGTATAAGTTGTGGAAGATGTAAGAAAGTGTGTCAAATGAACATCGATCCTACTAAAAATTGCAATCACAAAGAATGCATCAGATGTGCTAGATGCAAAAACGCCTGTCCAGTTGATGCTATAAGTTGTGGAATAAAGGATAAAAACAGATAA
- a CDS encoding rhodanese-like domain-containing protein has product MKKLLLTLALVSALTVTGCSNNTEKPADNNAKTEQKTENKSEEKAAIKEMKGADLEAIEQDKKKKETVLVVDVRSKDEYDQGHVKWAINMPIDTFEQEVSKLDAYKDKAVITICNSGKKSQKAAEVLVNNGFKDVTNAEGVKKFEYKLVKFANILPADLVKASEDTNNVIVDVRDKKDYDKGHIKNAISMPLDEADARLSEIPTDKPVYTYCYSGNKSGQLAQKLVERGNKDVFNSLDGTKEHDYELVK; this is encoded by the coding sequence GTGAAAAAACTTTTATTAACTTTAGCATTAGTATCAGCTTTAACTGTTACTGGATGTTCAAATAATACAGAAAAACCAGCTGACAATAATGCTAAAACAGAACAAAAAACTGAAAACAAATCAGAAGAAAAAGCTGCAATCAAAGAAATGAAGGGCGCAGATCTTGAAGCCATCGAACAAGACAAGAAGAAAAAAGAAACTGTATTGGTTGTTGATGTTAGAAGCAAAGATGAATATGACCAAGGTCACGTTAAATGGGCTATTAACATGCCAATCGACACTTTCGAACAAGAAGTTTCAAAATTAGATGCTTACAAAGACAAAGCTGTAATTACAATTTGCAACAGCGGTAAGAAGAGCCAAAAAGCTGCTGAAGTTTTAGTTAACAATGGATTCAAAGATGTTACAAACGCAGAAGGCGTTAAGAAATTTGAATACAAATTAGTTAAATTTGCTAACATTTTACCAGCTGATTTAGTAAAAGCTTCTGAAGATACAAACAACGTTATAGTTGATGTAAGAGATAAGAAAGATTATGACAAAGGTCACATCAAAAATGCTATCAGCATGCCTTTAGATGAAGCTGATGCAAGATTATCAGAAATTCCTACAGATAAACCAGTTTACACTTATTGCTATTCTGGAAATAAATCTGGTCAATTAGCTCAAAAATTAGTTGAAAGAGGAAACAAAGACGTATTCAACTCTTTAGATGGAACTAAAGAACACGACTACGAATTAGTAAAATAA
- a CDS encoding TIGR04282 family arsenosugar biosynthesis glycosyltransferase, with amino-acid sequence MNAVILMTKIPNKNSKTRLSTILSENERIKFSGNLINKNVNIIKKYKVFLSLTPDELFEDYTKNSPYDCIRQTGDDIGQRMKNSIKEVLSRGYSKVVLIGSDIIDFDGEIFDEAFDKLEDYDVVFSPTEDGGYSLIGMKKSHDVLFENKKYSNPNVENDLENSLIEHDLSYYKLKETHDIDTDIDFVKYISKSNNVKLLGKGEYNSNYLIDDDYLIRIARGSQMHLDNQIEYEYKALKFLEKSNVTAKAYDLKKDELSGISYLIEEYLIGRDLDYHTDLKIAAYLLSQIHSLDVIGQDFIKADSPFEMMFDEFTQMFSHYQKWHKKNNNTEEKISDMLKYIKNLGLTSSLQNPCLINTELNNKNFIIGDKSYVIDWEKPIIGEREQDLAHFLAPTTTFWKTDVIFDNDTMDDFLDEYDKLSKTKVDREKFVKYLLFTCLRGITWCSMAYTQYVDENRDNGFTFEKIKAYLSDEFLDNIWEFIKANDFSNSAGV; translated from the coding sequence ATGAACGCAGTAATTTTGATGACCAAAATTCCAAATAAAAATTCTAAAACTAGATTGTCGACTATTTTATCAGAAAATGAAAGAATAAAATTCAGCGGCAATTTGATTAATAAAAACGTAAATATTATCAAAAAATACAAAGTTTTCTTATCTCTAACGCCAGACGAATTATTTGAAGATTACACGAAAAATTCTCCTTATGATTGTATCAGACAAACTGGAGATGATATTGGTCAAAGGATGAAAAATTCCATAAAAGAAGTTTTGTCACGAGGATATTCCAAGGTGGTTTTAATTGGCTCAGATATCATTGATTTTGATGGTGAAATTTTTGATGAAGCTTTTGATAAATTAGAGGATTATGACGTAGTATTCAGCCCGACAGAAGATGGCGGCTACAGTTTGATTGGGATGAAAAAATCACACGATGTTTTGTTTGAAAACAAAAAATACTCCAATCCAAATGTAGAAAATGATTTGGAAAATAGTTTGATTGAACATGATTTGTCTTATTATAAACTGAAAGAAACCCACGATATTGACACTGACATTGATTTTGTAAAATACATATCCAAATCAAACAACGTGAAATTACTTGGTAAAGGCGAGTACAATTCAAATTATCTAATAGATGATGATTATTTGATAAGAATCGCGCGTGGCTCACAAATGCATTTGGATAATCAAATTGAATACGAATACAAGGCTCTCAAATTTTTAGAAAAATCAAATGTAACAGCCAAGGCTTACGATTTGAAAAAAGATGAATTATCAGGGATTTCTTATCTTATTGAAGAATATTTGATAGGAAGGGATTTGGATTATCATACTGATTTAAAAATCGCAGCATATTTACTTTCACAAATTCACTCACTGGATGTTATTGGACAAGATTTTATAAAAGCGGACAGTCCTTTTGAGATGATGTTCGACGAATTTACGCAGATGTTTTCTCATTATCAAAAATGGCACAAGAAAAACAATAATACCGAAGAAAAAATTTCAGATATGCTCAAATACATCAAAAATCTGGGACTTACTTCTTCACTTCAAAATCCATGTCTTATCAACACTGAACTCAACAATAAAAATTTTATCATAGGAGATAAATCTTACGTTATAGATTGGGAAAAGCCGATTATAGGAGAGCGTGAACAAGATTTGGCGCACTTTTTGGCACCGACGACGACTTTTTGGAAGACAGATGTAATTTTTGACAACGACACAATGGATGATTTCTTAGATGAATACGATAAATTATCAAAAACAAAAGTAGACAGGGAAAAATTCGTAAAATATTTGCTGTTTACGTGTCTCAGAGGAATAACTTGGTGCTCAATGGCATACACTCAATATGTTGATGAAAACAGGGATAATGGATTTACTTTTGAGAAGATAAAAGCGTATTTGTCGGATGAATTTTTGGATAATATATGGGAGTTTATAAAAGCGAATGATTTCAGTAATAGTGCCGGTGTATAA
- a CDS encoding TIGR04283 family arsenosugar biosynthesis glycosyltransferase, whose protein sequence is MISVIVPVYNESDNIDKFIDRLDVFDDEFEVIFSVSGDDDTFEKIKKRGYNPIKSIKGRGNQIINGILNSNGEIILILHADTFFRENPKEEIKSILENYKMGCFSISFVPKQFIMQIVAFNSSNRVRQRNIAFGDQGMFFTREFYDEMGGFKNIDLMEDYDFSIRVKEKGYTIFLSKMKIYSSSRRFQKNGPFRTMWMMQKCQYMYRKGESVDDIKQKYK, encoded by the coding sequence ATGATTTCAGTAATAGTGCCGGTGTATAACGAATCTGATAACATAGACAAGTTCATCGATCGTCTGGATGTTTTTGATGATGAGTTCGAGGTGATTTTCAGCGTGAGTGGCGATGACGATACGTTTGAAAAAATAAAAAAACGCGGATATAATCCAATCAAAAGCATCAAAGGTCGTGGCAATCAAATTATAAATGGAATTTTAAATTCAAATGGGGAAATAATTTTGATTCTTCATGCGGATACTTTTTTTAGAGAAAATCCAAAAGAAGAAATCAAATCAATTTTAGAAAATTATAAAATGGGTTGTTTCAGTATTTCCTTTGTTCCAAAACAGTTCATAATGCAAATTGTGGCATTTAATTCCAGTAATCGTGTCAGACAAAGAAACATAGCATTCGGAGATCAGGGGATGTTTTTTACGAGAGAGTTTTACGACGAGATGGGTGGATTCAAAAACATAGATTTAATGGAAGATTACGATTTTTCGATTAGGGTAAAGGAAAAAGGATACACAATCTTCCTATCAAAAATGAAGATATATTCTTCATCGCGTAGATTTCAAAAAAATGGTCCTTTTAGGACTATGTGGATGATGCAAAAATGCCAATATATGTATCGCAAGGGGGAAAGCGTAGATGATATCAAACAAAAGTACAAATGA